A window of Sander vitreus isolate 19-12246 unplaced genomic scaffold, sanVit1 ctg376_0, whole genome shotgun sequence genomic DNA:
TTCCTTCTCCCTCCAATGTCTTCCGAGATCTCAGGAGAGAGCAAACagaacaatgttgtcagtggAACATTCCGCCACTCTGCAGGGAGGCTGTGACAAGAGACCCTACCAGCGAAGTGGTAACCGGCTTTTGGAAAAGGTCATGCAAGTGAACCAAACAACTGTATTAAAATACCAAATACCATCGTTCATATTCCCTGAACATTGACATTTCTTCCCTTGACTCTGGGACTTTTGCCGTCCGTGCATTAGCGGTCGTCCCCTTACGTGCTCCGGTAGGTCTTGATAATGTCTTTGATTTGTCGTCTGCAGATGGGACAGCAGGCGTTGGACATCTTCTTGAGTTTGAGACCGCAGCCGTAGCACAGACACATGTGTCCGCAGGCGTAAATGACCGTGTCCACCGTGTTCTCGTAACAGATGGAGCACTCGTCGGACCAGGGCCCGCGGCCTGTTGGGAACGTGGGTGACTTGGGGAGGCTGACTGGCGAATTTGGGGTTGTTCCTGTGGCAGagttgaaataaaatgttaaataaggAAAGAGTAAAGTAGCCAGATACATTTAAACTTGATAtgttatacttttattttaaaacagctAGATGCaaatgttatgaagtgatgaTAGCAAGGAGAAGAAATTGTGTTAGAAATCAGTTAGACagtatgttttcttttgttttcattttgttaaatGACTTTATCTAATCTAGTGGAGAGAAAACAACAATCAAAATCAATCACAATACAAGTTGTGCTTATAAAGCAccattgaccaatcagagctttgCAGGCAGGATTAACATCCATCCTTCATACATTTTTGTTAGTTAGCCAccttgtaatttctttttcacaTGTATTCATGAGAGCATTGTCATTTTgtcagtttgtttgttgttagttagttttgtttttggacTGTTAATGCGTTTCTGATAATAAAgttgaataataaaaaatatttagttagCCACCTAGCTATTCCATTACAAAACAGCAACAAGAAATGGTTTAAAAAAGGCTACCAGGTGTGGATGATATTGACACAGCTGTCAACTTACAGAATTAACAacttttaatgcaaaatatttctttgttttgctaGGAGTAAACTGCTCCTAGCAACCGTTACTTCAGCTAACTGCAGCTTTTAGGACGCGTTAGCTACGTCACTTGCTACTAGAATTAACCAGTCATTAGCAAGTGACATATTCATCCCGTCAACAGTACATTTCAGTACACGTTTTATACATTTAAGATACAAAATACCTCCCTTAATCCAGGGTTTCTCCCATCAAAGTTGTTAAGCCCGGTagcaagtgtcttttttgacGACGTCCTGGCTagggccagtcacagactgatggcatcTGATGTTAAGCCCAATaatttctgtgataacagaatcatggaagGAATCCCCTCAGTGCTAAAAAAATAACTGGTGATTTGATAATATGACTACCTCTAGTTCCAACTGAAATgcccactgtaactgtagtttaaaaaacgtcttgaaatacattacaaaataattacCAGTGGTTTAGGTCTGGTGGGGGGCGGGGGGTAACttaatacactgggggaaaccctgcttCATCCAACAAGAAATTAGTTACAATTAAAAACGGCATCCAGCTGAATGAATGAAGGCAACCTAAATGGAAATTCAGTCCGAAAAATCAACCATGTGTACGAAGTTTTGTGTCAGGTTTATGTCTTTCTatctagaaaacaaaacaagacattgccATCCATTTACATAACAGTGCTATGTGACATAACAACACGGGCCAAACATTTTCCTACATCCAGCTGCAGCAGCGGTGGGACAGGACGTTAGCCATCGTTCCTAACTACTGCAGGATGACATCTGCTCACTATCCCATAATGGTTTCAACTAAATCCCCTGTGGGGTGATCGGTTCTGGGCTTCTGTAGTAGTAGCTCCGTGTGTGGGTGTTCCTACCCCCTGCTGAGCTGCAGTAAGCGGCGGAGCACAGGCCTCCGTTCACCACCGGGTCAGAGCTGCCACTGCCCAGGGCGCTGGGAGTttgtggagaggaggagggcgaGCTGGGGTTGGATGTGGCCCGCAGATCCCCGACATGAGTGGAACCTAGTTGGAACAGATAAAGGAAGGGGATTAGAGGTTTCATTTAATTAGAACTCCAATTTCTTCAGTAACTCAGTGTTAcccatacataggttctacttgggcACCTCGCCTccttttaaaggtgctgtaggtaagattgtgaagatccaggacttagccaaaaaatttgaacatcgacaacttctcagtccctcccccctttctgctaaagcccaaaacggtctcctaagcccctctccccataagggagaatgaatgtgtgtacatgagcagtgattaccacgcagttagacactccccctggccctgattggtgcatctgaacagttagacactccccctggccctgattggtgcatctcaacagggagcggtggatctttgtaaatctctctccaggctgtaggtggagccagaggagctgattattttaatgacctgctgaacatagggtcagtttcagctaatatgacagaaaggtagttttagaagtctacctactgcacctttaaacactgcatgaaaagtgggattttcgtcAGTAAGCAGCACTGTAGATTGTTGTGGAAGTTCAGGTTCACGACTGCACACGGTAATTTACAGGCAACACCGAAAACTGCTGTGAACTGTCAGAAATTGACGTGGGCCTTGATTGACAGTTGTCCCCCCATGACCCCCCTCCCCCTAATTCTAGGGGAggctttaacatgtaaatgaaaatgctgtgagctatacaaatgcaaatcaggGTAGCAGCAAGGGGAGTTTTACCGTTTTTACCTAAATG
This region includes:
- the LOC144513907 gene encoding E3 ubiquitin-protein ligase NEURL1-like → MTYVESSRGGSTHVGDLRATSNPSSPSSSPQTPSALGSGSSDPVVNGGLCSAAYCSSAGGTTPNSPVSLPKSPTFPTGRGPWSDECSICYENTVDTVIYACGHMCLCYGCGLKLKKMSNACCPICRRQIKDIIKTYRST